In one window of Hemicordylus capensis ecotype Gifberg chromosome 10, rHemCap1.1.pri, whole genome shotgun sequence DNA:
- the SEC11A gene encoding signal peptidase complex catalytic subunit SEC11A — translation MLSLDFLDDVRRMNKRQLYYQVLNFGMIVSSALMIWKGLMVATGSESPIVVVLSGSMEPAFHRGDLLFLTNRIEEPIRVGEIVVFRIEGREIPIVHRVLKIHEKENGDIKFLTKGDNNAVDDRGLYKQGQHWLEKKDVVGRARGFVPYIGIVTILMNDYPKFKYTVLFLLGLFVLVHRE, via the exons ATGTTGTCTCTGGACTTCTTGGACGATGTTCGGCGGATGAACAAGCGGCAG CTGTATTACCAGGTGCTGAACTTTGGGATGATCGTCTCCTCGGCGCTGATGATCTGGAAGGGGCTAATGGTGGCAACAGGCAGCGAGAGCCCCATCGTGGTCGTGCTTAG TGGCAGTATGGAACCTGCATTTCACAGAGGAGATCTCCTGTTCTTAACGAATCGCATTGAAGAGCCAATTAGAGTGGGCGAAATTGTGGTCTTTAGGATAGAAGGAAGGGAAATTCCTATCGTGCATCGAGTTTTGAAGATTCATGAAAA AGAGAACGGAGACATCAAGTTCTTGACGAAGGGAGACAACAATGCCGTGGACGACAGAGGCTTGTACAAGCAAGGGCAGCACTGGCTGGAGAAGAAGGACGTGGTGGGAAGAGCCAGAGG ATTTGTGCCATACATTGGAATAGTGACCATTTTAATGAACGATTATCCCAAATTCAAG TACACCGTCCTCTTTCTACTGGGCTTGTTTGTGCTGGTCCATCGAGAGTAA